A single genomic interval of Zobellia nedashkovskayae harbors:
- a CDS encoding non-ribosomal peptide synthetase has translation MMNEQKDTFLALTKSQSALWAGQKMHPNVPLHNVVYTFEITGAIDKVTFEKAFQQLLKTTDILRMIFSEEKGIPNQTVRSEVDFSLEFIDLTHHQNNTTIDKWLYERTLQLMDISKRVFDTVLIKTGPNNYVWFLKLHHLVTDAVSNSILYRRMSSLYTTEITSNGATIESFPSFLDYIKFEHEQSTTSTNNDSNKYWEEKTKNLVEKPQLYGEKIDNSTAARRITLDLGTQRSQQLRELANRKEFKGWTEDLTLFNIFLTLYSTYIHRISGQETIAIGAPAHNRTTREFQKTAGLFIEVLPLVIDLEDKDTFISLFNRIKIETNNYLRNARPGSATAQTNNSFNTVLNFIHADFPDFNGLPTKTDWLHSDHIDSSHALRTHVYDMNKSGEFKIAFDINCNTFCDTTAEEIPVHFLNLLDAFLENFEQSIRKPGLLDTAPGDALPVEELSTPFKPIIQSFEENTNSFPNSVALHFVNEILTYNSLNKKANQLAHYLKTKGINEKSRIALHFNRSSDYIISVLAVLKTGAAFIPIASDQPTERVKYIISNSKSVLLLSQSYLISKIDIPDIGILDVKKESSIIDGQPSTNLQIQPTPESLAYILYTSGSTGKPKGVLISQQALSNYIFWAKNAYHTNEKSIFPLFTSIGFDLTITSTFLPFVSGGRINIYKESVTGPDISLLKVLDDNFVNCIKLTPSHLALFKEKELSASYIHTMIVGGEELKSNLAKTIKEAFPAELKIYNEYGPTEATVGCIVAEYDQSTHTNATVPIGLPISNMSAYILDEYKNRVPKGVVGELYLSGLGLSDGYANDTSLTAEKFIENPFVSGKKMYRTGDLVRINKNGSYEYLGRSDEQVKLRGYRIELSDIESNLTEFPDIENCAVVLVESKKTTPEDKVVNCTKCGLPSNYPNTDFDENGVCHLCTAFETYKDKTERYFKNDAQLVSLLSSKREASPNYDCISLLSGGKDSTYVLARLVNMGLKVLAFTMDNGYISEQAKANVDRIVKKLGVDHVYGQTPHMNEIFVDSLNQHHNVCNGCFKTIYTLSTKIALEKKIPFIVTGLSRGQFFETRLTEELFWDEDLDTTKIDDTILEARKLYHQESDAVKRLLDVSIFEDESVFEKVEFVDFYRFSDVSLEEMLIYLKDKAGWIRPTDTGRSTNCLINQVGIYVHKKDLGYSNYSFPYSWDVRLGHKTRDESLEEINEVIDEKEVLRIMEEIGYKSSQTQWENNSKLVAYYTGKQDIAIKEIQNFLAKKLPAYMLPAIYKHVDEMPLTQNGKIDKNGLKNISIVQLAMNTSYTAPRNEIDELLEKIWAEVLQLNKVGIHDDFINLGGHSLAAIRVTARINEEIEYNFPLNKIFEMPTIAEYSNYIEETLKSLLEE, from the coding sequence ATGATGAACGAACAAAAAGATACATTTTTAGCACTTACAAAAAGTCAATCTGCTCTGTGGGCAGGTCAAAAAATGCATCCCAATGTTCCCCTTCATAATGTGGTTTATACTTTTGAGATTACTGGCGCTATAGATAAGGTAACATTTGAGAAAGCATTTCAACAGTTACTTAAAACAACGGATATACTTCGAATGATTTTTTCCGAAGAAAAAGGAATTCCAAATCAGACTGTTCGCAGTGAAGTAGATTTTTCATTAGAATTTATAGACCTCACTCATCATCAAAATAATACAACTATTGACAAATGGTTATATGAACGCACCTTGCAGCTCATGGACATTTCCAAACGAGTGTTTGATACCGTTTTAATAAAAACAGGACCAAACAATTATGTCTGGTTTTTAAAATTGCATCATCTGGTAACAGACGCAGTATCTAATTCCATTCTCTACCGGCGTATGAGTTCTTTATATACAACCGAAATAACTAGTAATGGGGCAACCATAGAAAGTTTCCCTTCGTTTTTAGATTACATCAAATTTGAACATGAACAAAGTACTACCAGTACCAATAACGATAGTAATAAGTATTGGGAAGAAAAGACAAAAAATCTCGTAGAAAAACCTCAGCTATACGGAGAAAAGATTGACAATAGCACCGCGGCAAGACGAATCACTTTAGACCTCGGTACACAGCGTTCACAACAACTCCGTGAATTAGCCAACCGTAAGGAATTTAAAGGATGGACGGAAGATTTAACCCTTTTCAACATATTTCTCACGTTATATTCCACCTATATCCACAGGATAAGTGGTCAAGAAACGATAGCCATTGGTGCGCCGGCGCATAATAGGACTACCAGAGAATTTCAAAAAACTGCTGGACTTTTTATAGAAGTACTTCCATTAGTCATTGATCTTGAAGATAAAGACACTTTCATAAGTCTGTTTAACCGTATTAAAATAGAGACCAATAATTATTTAAGAAACGCACGTCCTGGGAGTGCTACAGCTCAAACAAATAATAGCTTTAATACCGTTTTGAACTTTATACACGCTGATTTTCCAGATTTTAATGGCCTCCCTACTAAAACAGATTGGCTCCATTCTGACCATATAGACAGTAGTCACGCCCTCCGTACCCATGTATATGACATGAATAAAAGTGGTGAGTTCAAAATAGCCTTCGATATAAATTGCAATACTTTTTGCGATACTACAGCAGAAGAAATCCCTGTTCATTTTCTAAACCTTTTAGATGCTTTTTTAGAAAATTTTGAACAATCAATACGAAAGCCAGGATTGCTAGACACAGCTCCTGGGGACGCACTGCCTGTTGAAGAATTATCTACTCCATTCAAACCAATAATTCAAAGTTTTGAAGAAAATACAAATAGTTTTCCCAATTCTGTAGCGTTACATTTTGTAAATGAAATTCTTACCTACAACTCACTAAACAAAAAAGCGAACCAACTAGCCCACTATCTAAAAACTAAGGGCATTAATGAAAAAAGTAGAATTGCGCTTCATTTCAACAGAAGTTCCGATTATATAATTAGTGTACTCGCTGTTCTTAAAACTGGTGCTGCCTTTATTCCAATTGCTTCCGACCAACCTACGGAACGTGTAAAATATATTATCTCCAATTCAAAGAGTGTTCTTTTACTTAGTCAGAGCTACCTTATTTCAAAGATTGATATTCCGGATATTGGTATTCTGGATGTTAAAAAGGAGAGTTCAATTATAGACGGACAGCCTTCTACTAATTTACAGATACAGCCTACCCCTGAAAGTTTGGCGTATATACTGTATACCTCGGGAAGTACAGGAAAACCAAAAGGTGTCCTTATTTCACAACAAGCACTTTCTAATTATATTTTTTGGGCAAAGAATGCATATCACACTAATGAAAAATCGATTTTTCCTTTATTTACATCCATAGGTTTTGACCTTACCATTACCTCTACATTCTTGCCATTTGTAAGTGGTGGAAGAATTAATATTTATAAAGAATCGGTAACTGGACCTGATATTAGTTTATTGAAAGTTTTAGATGATAATTTTGTTAACTGCATAAAATTGACGCCCTCTCATTTAGCACTTTTTAAAGAGAAAGAACTAAGTGCTTCATATATCCATACCATGATTGTAGGCGGTGAAGAACTAAAATCTAATCTGGCAAAAACTATAAAAGAGGCATTCCCTGCCGAACTTAAGATATATAATGAATATGGACCTACGGAAGCTACAGTGGGATGTATTGTAGCAGAATACGATCAAAGTACGCATACGAATGCTACAGTACCCATTGGGTTGCCTATTTCTAATATGTCTGCTTATATTTTAGATGAATATAAAAATAGAGTTCCAAAAGGTGTTGTAGGTGAACTTTATTTAAGTGGCTTAGGACTTTCGGATGGCTACGCCAACGACACCTCTTTAACTGCCGAAAAGTTTATTGAAAATCCATTTGTTTCTGGTAAAAAAATGTACCGTACGGGAGATTTGGTTAGAATTAATAAAAACGGGAGTTATGAATATCTGGGCCGTTCAGATGAGCAAGTAAAACTTAGAGGATATCGTATAGAACTATCGGATATAGAAAGTAACCTAACCGAATTTCCTGATATAGAGAATTGCGCTGTTGTATTAGTGGAAAGTAAAAAAACAACTCCAGAAGATAAAGTGGTAAACTGTACCAAATGCGGCCTACCTTCTAACTATCCAAATACCGATTTTGATGAAAATGGTGTATGTCATCTTTGCACGGCTTTTGAAACATACAAAGACAAAACCGAACGCTATTTTAAGAATGACGCACAATTAGTCTCCTTATTGTCATCAAAAAGAGAGGCAAGCCCTAATTATGATTGTATTTCACTTTTAAGTGGTGGTAAGGACAGTACTTATGTACTAGCTAGATTAGTTAACATGGGTTTAAAAGTATTGGCTTTTACAATGGATAACGGTTATATATCGGAGCAGGCCAAAGCAAACGTAGACCGTATAGTCAAGAAACTAGGTGTAGATCATGTATATGGCCAAACCCCACATATGAATGAAATATTTGTGGATAGCTTAAACCAACACCACAATGTATGTAATGGTTGTTTTAAGACTATTTATACGCTTAGCACCAAAATAGCACTTGAAAAGAAAATTCCGTTTATTGTTACCGGTCTTAGTCGCGGACAATTTTTTGAAACCAGACTTACCGAAGAACTTTTTTGGGATGAAGACCTAGATACTACTAAAATAGATGATACTATTCTAGAGGCGAGAAAACTGTATCACCAAGAGTCCGATGCTGTAAAACGACTCCTAGATGTATCTATATTTGAAGACGAAAGTGTTTTTGAAAAAGTAGAATTTGTAGATTTTTATAGATTCAGTGATGTTAGCTTGGAAGAAATGCTAATTTATTTAAAAGATAAAGCCGGTTGGATACGCCCAACGGACACAGGAAGATCAACAAATTGTTTGATTAACCAAGTTGGTATTTATGTGCATAAAAAAGATTTAGGGTATAGTAACTATTCTTTCCCTTATAGTTGGGATGTGAGATTAGGTCATAAAACAAGAGATGAAAGTCTAGAGGAAATCAACGAAGTTATAGATGAGAAAGAAGTGTTGCGAATAATGGAGGAAATAGGATATAAATCATCACAAACTCAATGGGAAAACAACTCGAAATTGGTTGCCTATTATACCGGGAAACAAGATATAGCAATAAAAGAGATTCAAAATTTCTTAGCAAAGAAATTACCTGCCTATATGCTACCTGCAATTTATAAACATGTAGATGAAATGCCCCTTACCCAAAATGGAAAAATAGACAAAAATGGACTGAAAAATATTTCTATAGTTCAATTGGCTATGAATACCTCGTACACTGCTCCAAGAAATGAAATTGATGAACTCTTGGAGAAAATCTGGGCAGAGGTTCTGCAATTGAATAAAGTTGGAATTCATGATGATTTTATTAATTTAGGAGGCCATTCACTGGCCGCCATCCGTGTTACTGCACGTATTAACGAAGAAATAGAATATAATTTCCCATTAAATAAGATATTTGAAATGCCTACTATTGCAGAATATTCAAATTATATAGAAGAAACATTAAAATCTCTTTTAGAAGAGTAA
- a CDS encoding acyl carrier protein — translation MENKIISYIKSKLATEVVEEIDINEDLLGSGLVDSLGMVQLVLFIENEANIKVAPEDMTIENFMTVNHILKYIASK, via the coding sequence ATGGAAAATAAAATCATAAGCTATATTAAAAGTAAACTAGCTACTGAAGTAGTTGAGGAAATAGATATAAACGAAGACCTTTTAGGTAGCGGTTTAGTTGATTCATTAGGTATGGTACAATTAGTACTCTTTATTGAGAATGAAGCGAACATAAAGGTAGCTCCGGAAGATATGACCATAGAAAACTTCATGACCGTAAATCATATTTTGAAGTATATAGCAAGTAAATAG
- a CDS encoding amino acid adenylation domain-containing protein: MKSIYTLPQLVEKVAIASPNREAFRYLEETISYGDLHKKTDQLASYLISIGIRKGDRVGIFMNRCLETSIALYGILKAGAVYVPLDTAAPIHKTVAIINDCQISSLITTTTKRRKVDTLLNEKSTLNKIIGDTPKNSIPSVAWDDIFSIELDDYVPPAILEQDLAFILYTSGSTGMPKGIMHTHYSGLSLAKIAADTYDFNSDDIFGNPAPLHFDPSTFGYFVAPLVGATTVIIPDAHLKMPASLSSLISKERITIWYSVPLMLIQLLNSGTLGKHDFSTLRWVLFAGEVFITKHLRALMKEWPHARFSNLYGPAELILCTYYHVLEPPKTDEPIPIGNVWANTEYKILDENNKDVPANETGQLAIRSATMMQGYWNNKSLTQQSFHKETIASGYNHIYYKTGDLVKLNNRGELLFLGRNDRQIKLRGYRVELDEIELTLLKHKDIEEVAVLVLGKDEEVQELVAVIKPSKDASINLTYLMEFCKVELPSYAIPKTIEFMDDFPRTSSGKISRKEISKLLEENQLWKIKS; this comes from the coding sequence TTGAAGTCAATTTATACCCTACCACAACTTGTAGAAAAGGTAGCTATAGCATCACCCAACCGTGAAGCTTTTCGCTATTTGGAGGAAACCATATCCTATGGTGACCTTCATAAGAAAACGGACCAGCTAGCTTCATATCTAATTTCCATTGGCATAAGAAAAGGCGACCGTGTAGGGATTTTCATGAACAGGTGTCTCGAAACGTCTATTGCACTCTATGGTATTCTTAAGGCTGGTGCAGTCTATGTACCACTAGATACAGCGGCCCCAATACATAAAACAGTTGCAATTATAAATGATTGCCAAATTAGTAGTTTGATTACCACAACAACGAAAAGAAGAAAAGTTGATACCCTTTTAAATGAAAAAAGCACTTTAAATAAGATAATTGGAGACACCCCTAAAAATTCTATTCCATCTGTAGCTTGGGACGATATTTTTTCTATTGAGTTGGATGATTATGTACCTCCTGCCATTTTAGAGCAGGATTTAGCCTTTATATTATATACATCAGGCTCTACAGGTATGCCAAAAGGCATTATGCATACACACTATAGTGGTCTAAGTTTGGCTAAAATTGCTGCGGACACCTATGACTTTAACTCAGACGATATATTTGGGAATCCGGCACCCCTACATTTTGACCCTTCTACTTTTGGTTATTTTGTAGCACCCTTAGTTGGTGCTACCACGGTAATCATACCTGATGCCCATTTAAAAATGCCGGCCAGTTTAAGTTCCCTTATTTCAAAAGAGCGGATTACAATCTGGTATTCCGTTCCACTTATGTTAATACAATTGTTGAACAGTGGTACTTTGGGCAAACATGATTTTAGTACTCTTAGATGGGTGCTCTTTGCCGGTGAAGTTTTTATAACCAAGCACCTAAGGGCTCTAATGAAGGAATGGCCACATGCACGATTCAGTAATTTATATGGGCCGGCTGAGCTTATTTTGTGTACTTACTACCACGTGCTTGAACCACCCAAAACAGATGAACCCATTCCTATCGGGAATGTCTGGGCCAACACGGAGTACAAAATACTTGATGAGAATAATAAGGACGTGCCCGCAAATGAAACTGGCCAATTGGCTATACGCTCCGCAACAATGATGCAGGGTTATTGGAACAATAAATCCCTAACGCAACAATCTTTTCATAAAGAGACTATAGCCAGCGGTTATAACCATATTTATTATAAAACTGGCGACTTAGTAAAACTGAACAACCGCGGAGAACTATTGTTTCTAGGAAGAAACGACAGACAGATTAAGCTTAGGGGGTATCGTGTAGAGCTAGACGAAATAGAACTTACTCTCTTAAAACATAAAGACATTGAAGAAGTAGCTGTATTGGTATTAGGAAAAGATGAAGAAGTTCAAGAATTAGTTGCGGTCATTAAACCATCAAAAGATGCTTCTATAAATCTTACTTACCTCATGGAATTCTGCAAAGTAGAACTTCCCTCCTATGCCATTCCTAAAACTATTGAGTTTATGGATGATTTTCCTAGAACTAGCTCAGGTAAAATAAGCCGCAAAGAAATAAGCAAACTATTGGAAGAAAACCAATTATGGAAAATAAAATCATAA
- a CDS encoding HupE/UreJ family protein → MKKLILSIIFGLFLLAPLVTFAHQPKQSLIYLRIYEKTGIEGRFEVNANELNSVFGLDLGLHPGIDKVRPYQDRIQAYLLDNAKFSSELGSYKIVFTGEISKLNLSYGDFINFHFRLENSENLPDSLTLDYDAFFDEDPSHMCLVAMEYNWKAGLINNEHIVALYLSEGEREGTFSIKETSLWKGFLAMVKQGIWHIWIGIDHILFLLALILPSVVRRRKKDGVTGEPITNGESGIWGWVPVKNFRPAFIYILKIVTFFTIAHTITLSLASLEIITLPSRVVESIIAFSVGLAAYHNIRPIFRGEDWVIAFVFGLFHGFGFASVLGDLGFKGEYLSLSLVGFNVGVEIGQIAIIALIFPILYFIRNNKFYSKLMVWLSVLLIIVSAYWLIERAFDIDLPLDEIINRNILYPMANFVGLK, encoded by the coding sequence ATGAAAAAACTAATACTGTCTATTATCTTTGGCCTTTTTCTTTTGGCCCCTTTGGTAACGTTTGCCCATCAACCAAAACAAAGTTTAATTTACCTAAGAATTTATGAAAAGACAGGAATAGAGGGTCGCTTTGAGGTTAACGCTAACGAACTTAATAGTGTTTTTGGTTTGGATTTAGGCTTGCATCCAGGTATAGATAAGGTTAGGCCATACCAAGATAGAATTCAGGCTTATTTATTGGATAATGCTAAATTTTCATCAGAACTTGGTTCATATAAAATTGTGTTTACCGGTGAAATATCAAAATTAAATTTATCGTACGGTGATTTTATAAATTTCCATTTCCGGCTTGAAAACTCTGAGAACCTACCTGATAGTCTTACATTGGACTATGATGCTTTCTTTGATGAAGATCCTTCACACATGTGCCTTGTGGCCATGGAATATAACTGGAAAGCGGGTTTAATAAATAATGAACATATTGTTGCACTATATCTCTCTGAAGGGGAGCGAGAAGGCACTTTTTCCATAAAGGAAACTTCCCTATGGAAAGGCTTCCTGGCTATGGTAAAACAAGGGATTTGGCATATCTGGATAGGGATAGACCATATTTTATTTCTACTAGCTTTGATTCTTCCATCGGTAGTAAGAAGACGTAAGAAAGATGGTGTTACGGGAGAACCTATTACTAATGGCGAATCTGGAATTTGGGGATGGGTGCCGGTAAAGAATTTTAGACCAGCTTTTATATATATTCTTAAGATAGTTACCTTTTTTACAATTGCACATACCATTACATTAAGTCTAGCATCATTGGAAATCATTACACTGCCTTCTAGAGTAGTAGAATCCATAATAGCTTTCTCTGTAGGCCTTGCCGCTTACCACAATATTAGACCTATATTCCGAGGGGAAGATTGGGTTATAGCTTTTGTTTTTGGTCTATTTCACGGTTTTGGTTTTGCTAGTGTCTTGGGAGATTTAGGTTTCAAAGGTGAATACCTTTCGTTGTCATTAGTAGGCTTTAATGTAGGAGTAGAAATAGGACAAATTGCAATAATCGCATTAATTTTCCCAATCTTATATTTCATAAGAAACAACAAATTTTACTCAAAATTAATGGTGTGGCTTTCTGTACTTTTAATAATTGTATCTGCATATTGGCTTATTGAACGAGCCTTTGATATTGATTTGCCATTGGATGAAATAATCAATAGAAACATATTATACCCTATGGCGAATTTTGTTGGTTTGAAGTAA
- a CDS encoding non-ribosomal peptide synthetase: protein MEKSTDKNSLLNRWKNREAKDSALLQISKAPADAQIPLSSGQQRIWFLQQLYTDNPFYNYSEALTFEGDLNVEVLKKSLNQLFLANEVLRSYYPAIHGSAVSKVDDTIPNLVEFDLSHLTEIEAKKEADTIMRKQSSRVFELSEPGLVRVSLLKYSTQRFVLFFTLHHIVIDEWSIDVLKQQLADFYLKLIAGSPLESSAETIQFSDYAYWERTTPIDEKQLDYWKNTLSGNLPILNLQTDSTRPARTAFRGKQQALPLDIKLSSDILNNSKQLGTTPFVFLLTVYYVLLYRYTGQSDILVGTPIASRNVKSLEKVLGFFINTVVLRSAVDNRSSFLDLIEVVKKNTLSAFSNKEVPFDVLVKELKVERSLAVSPFFQVMFLYHSATETPSFGSDLRLIDEAEFDTEVSKFDLTLSISESNGLLSLAFEYDTDLFEAATISRFLSHYKMLLKGIIANPNEHIGDLPMMSFEEEKVLLPVPTEKENHFKSYKAIHHIISDVTRQFPLYKALTFNETSITYQELDEHANIIAHAILQKKKKRNEVVMLCMDRSIEMIVSMLAILKAGCAYLPMDPKYPMERLNFILEDADCNIVVTHSSLASVFDLTNKNIILVDKMEANKTMDVILPEVREDDLAYIIYTSGSTGQPKGVPITHRNIINSTAGRLDFYPQNPSAFLLMSSISFDSSKAGIYWTLCTGGNLILTENRIEQNITRIEDLVQSHKISHTLMLPTLYKVILEHGNLSKLESLSTVIVAGEACTRALGNLHFRNLPDTGLYNEYGPTEATVWCIAHKIEKTEDSDMVSIGKAVANAEVYVLNESKKLVPYGAVGEIYIGGPGVSKGYINRTDLTEKVFLNNPIKKGSNEKIYKTGDLGRYRNDGTVEFLGRVDHQVKVRGFRIELDEVEKTISEYDSVSVAVAMVEDNKRLIAYVVASEGVKIDDLKRTLKAKLPDYMVPTRIIQVDEFPILPNGKVDKVRLSLIQPSVEELDETTIELPATELEMKMASIWIEVLGLPSIGVHENFFDIGGDSILSIQVISKAKAENLVVSPNQLFEHQTISELTRYLEEKNIQKTKVFDKTEFKHLVPIRSSGTKPPLFCLHSGGTHFFYYNQFANHLNPDRPVYALQASGHEDELVLHKSVHEMAIDFIKEIKKVQPQGPYHFIAYCYNTAIGMEVTRLLSETNDRANLIIADTMADYLSLFAPSQTNVRTSALLKRLKANPIKTVDRFVRSKFILPLKEKYKTLTSSGSQKLIRILHNNHIKLYREYDWKPIANDIQVLLTEKPTTDFNTKVVASWRKMTNKEVVIIPVEGSHDKLFEDATIVKKTASSIDACMKEFESSRITG from the coding sequence TTGGAAAAGAGCACAGATAAAAATTCATTATTGAACCGATGGAAAAATCGGGAAGCAAAGGATTCTGCTTTATTACAGATATCCAAGGCTCCTGCAGATGCTCAAATTCCATTATCTAGCGGCCAACAGCGTATATGGTTTTTGCAACAGCTATATACGGACAATCCTTTCTATAACTATTCTGAAGCGCTTACTTTTGAAGGAGATTTGAATGTTGAGGTGCTGAAGAAAAGCCTAAACCAATTATTCTTGGCTAACGAGGTTTTAAGGTCTTATTACCCTGCTATTCATGGCAGTGCAGTTTCAAAAGTTGATGATACTATTCCAAACCTTGTTGAGTTTGATCTTAGTCATTTAACTGAGATTGAAGCGAAAAAAGAGGCTGACACTATAATGCGAAAGCAGTCTTCCAGAGTGTTTGAATTATCTGAGCCCGGTCTGGTCAGGGTTTCGCTATTAAAATATTCAACCCAAAGATTTGTATTGTTTTTTACATTACATCATATTGTAATAGATGAATGGTCTATTGATGTGCTGAAACAACAGTTGGCAGATTTTTATCTTAAACTTATAGCGGGGAGTCCTTTGGAATCTTCAGCTGAAACCATTCAATTTTCGGATTATGCCTATTGGGAACGAACTACGCCAATTGATGAAAAACAGCTTGATTATTGGAAAAACACCCTATCGGGGAATCTACCCATATTAAATCTTCAAACGGATAGTACTAGACCAGCAAGAACTGCTTTTAGAGGGAAGCAGCAAGCGCTTCCGCTTGATATAAAACTGTCATCGGACATTTTAAACAATTCAAAACAGCTTGGTACTACGCCATTTGTTTTTCTGCTCACAGTATATTATGTTTTATTATATAGATACACAGGCCAGTCAGATATTCTTGTGGGAACGCCTATTGCTAGTAGGAATGTAAAATCACTTGAAAAAGTGCTTGGTTTTTTTATTAATACGGTGGTACTGAGGAGTGCGGTGGATAACAGAAGTAGTTTTTTGGACTTGATTGAAGTCGTCAAGAAAAATACACTTTCTGCTTTTTCAAATAAGGAAGTACCTTTTGATGTTTTAGTAAAGGAATTAAAAGTAGAACGATCTCTAGCCGTGAGTCCATTTTTTCAGGTGATGTTCTTGTACCATTCGGCAACAGAAACACCTTCTTTTGGCTCTGATTTAAGACTGATAGATGAAGCTGAATTTGATACGGAAGTTTCTAAGTTTGATTTAACCTTGTCCATATCGGAATCCAATGGACTACTCTCTTTGGCCTTTGAATATGATACAGATTTGTTTGAAGCGGCTACTATTTCTCGTTTTCTATCGCATTATAAAATGTTATTGAAAGGAATAATTGCTAATCCAAATGAACACATAGGTGATCTGCCAATGATGTCTTTTGAGGAAGAAAAGGTTTTACTTCCCGTACCGACAGAAAAAGAAAATCATTTCAAATCATATAAAGCAATACATCACATTATATCTGATGTAACGCGTCAGTTCCCTCTATATAAAGCATTGACTTTTAATGAGACATCTATAACTTATCAAGAGCTTGATGAGCACGCAAATATAATCGCACACGCTATTCTTCAAAAAAAGAAGAAACGAAACGAGGTGGTTATGCTCTGCATGGATAGGTCTATAGAAATGATAGTTTCTATGTTAGCTATTCTTAAAGCCGGATGCGCTTATTTACCCATGGACCCGAAATATCCCATGGAAAGGCTAAATTTCATTTTAGAAGATGCAGATTGTAATATTGTAGTAACCCATAGCAGTTTGGCAAGTGTTTTTGATTTAACGAACAAAAACATCATTTTGGTTGATAAAATGGAAGCTAATAAAACAATGGACGTCATCTTACCGGAAGTCCGAGAAGATGATTTGGCATACATAATTTATACTTCAGGAAGTACTGGACAACCTAAAGGAGTGCCAATAACTCATAGGAATATTATCAATTCAACTGCAGGGAGACTGGACTTCTATCCTCAAAATCCCAGTGCGTTCTTGTTAATGTCTTCAATTTCGTTTGATAGTTCCAAAGCAGGTATCTATTGGACGCTTTGTACAGGAGGTAATCTTATACTTACTGAAAATAGAATTGAACAAAATATTACGAGAATAGAGGACTTGGTACAAAGCCATAAAATTAGTCACACGCTTATGCTTCCAACTTTATATAAAGTAATTCTTGAGCATGGCAATTTAAGCAAATTAGAAAGTCTTAGCACGGTAATTGTGGCGGGGGAAGCGTGTACGCGAGCCCTTGGTAATCTTCATTTTAGAAATTTGCCGGATACGGGCCTGTATAACGAATACGGTCCTACGGAGGCTACAGTTTGGTGCATAGCTCATAAGATTGAAAAAACCGAAGATTCTGATATGGTTTCAATAGGTAAGGCAGTTGCCAATGCAGAGGTGTATGTGCTTAATGAATCAAAAAAACTAGTGCCGTATGGTGCTGTAGGAGAAATATATATTGGTGGACCAGGCGTATCAAAAGGGTACATCAATAGAACAGACCTCACTGAAAAAGTGTTTTTAAACAACCCTATAAAAAAGGGTTCAAATGAGAAAATTTATAAAACGGGAGACCTAGGTAGGTATAGAAATGATGGTACAGTTGAATTTCTAGGAAGAGTGGACCATCAAGTTAAGGTGCGTGGCTTTAGAATTGAGTTAGATGAAGTAGAAAAAACTATATCCGAATATGACTCCGTAAGCGTTGCAGTGGCTATGGTGGAAGACAACAAGCGTCTAATAGCTTATGTTGTAGCGAGTGAGGGTGTTAAGATTGATGACCTTAAGCGCACTCTGAAAGCCAAACTGCCCGATTATATGGTGCCTACTAGAATAATTCAAGTAGACGAGTTTCCTATTCTACCCAATGGTAAAGTAGATAAAGTACGTTTGTCCTTAATCCAGCCATCTGTGGAAGAATTAGATGAGACAACGATTGAACTTCCGGCCACGGAACTAGAAATGAAAATGGCGTCTATTTGGATAGAAGTTCTTGGTTTACCGTCTATAGGTGTTCACGAGAATTTTTTCGACATTGGAGGGGATTCCATTTTAAGTATACAAGTGATTTCGAAAGCGAAAGCGGAAAACTTAGTAGTATCTCCTAATCAATTATTTGAGCATCAGACTATTTCAGAGCTCACACGTTACTTAGAGGAGAAAAATATACAGAAAACGAAAGTTTTTGATAAAACAGAATTCAAGCATCTTGTGCCTATTCGTTCAAGTGGAACAAAACCACCTTTATTTTGTTTGCATTCTGGGGGTACACACTTCTTTTATTACAATCAGTTTGCCAACCATTTAAATCCGGACCGTCCGGTTTATGCCCTTCAGGCTTCGGGTCATGAAGATGAGCTTGTTTTGCATAAGAGCGTCCATGAGATGGCGATAGATTTTATAAAAGAAATTAAGAAAGTACAACCTCAAGGTCCGTATCATTTTATCGCATATTGTTATAATACGGCAATCGGTATGGAGGTTACGCGGTTATTGAGTGAAACTAATGATAGAGCTAATCTCATCATTGCAGATACTATGGCAGATTATCTTAGTCTGTTTGCGCCGTCTCAAACTAACGTTAGAACATCTGCGCTATTAAAACGGTTAAAGGCCAACCCTATAAAAACTGTTGACCGATTTGTAAGGTCAAAATTTATATTGCCTCTCAAGGAA